A single region of the Pontimicrobium sp. SW4 genome encodes:
- a CDS encoding DEAD/DEAH box helicase family protein — MELKSYQQKVIENLEEYLEYVQEHKNVATAFNQYWEDKIGPYNPLDNTGMQPYKNNIPKSAHVCIKVPTAGGKTFIAVNALHSIFSAYDTSKTKAVIWLVPWSNLLQQTVNALSNPEHPYRQKLNALFNHKVEIYEKSDLEQGSNFNPTIVKEQLSIFVLSFASLRAKNKEDRKVYQENGQLASFVPQYANRKHLLEGVDDTALINVIRSLHPVLVVDESHNAESDLSVDMLKNLNPSFILDLTATPKDNSNIVSLVPAIELKKEHMVKLPVIVYNNHDKTEVINNALHLQRKLEILAKKEEADGGKYIRPIVLFQAQPKTKDDNTTFEKLKEQLLGLGIPENQIKIKTANIDELKGIPDLQSKECEVRYIITINALKEGWDCPFAYILASLADKSSAVDVEQILGRVLRQPYVQKHKAFQLNLSYVLTASAKFNETLQSIVEGLKASGFSGNEHRVADKMTEEEKEEQVVNPVESFLFPEQHVEEKEETIDKGRISFDLNASEEEIKNNPFNQEIESISKEENDELEQQIREQEKQPVDENIFREMGDKVKRYRVKEANKKFIEQINFPQFFLKVTASDIFGTDEELLNRESLLKDFKLSDEDIKIDFDQISSDLYKVDLTETVKGNYTPDWVKIEESQIKDPIAEYILAKPKDAQISDITHQIMQIIGNMYPIPDQEIKVYVGRILKGMNAEQMRDILVRKWSYTDKIKAKIRQLADSYAETRFMDLIKSKRITAKENWKLGKEIVPGKVGSSIGNSLYEKEGTMNNFEEKVIMEIGTSSNIVFWHRNLERGKGFYINGFKANHYPDFILRTKSGKTILIETKGDHLDGSDSEGKCRLGNEWEKQSGHDFSYFMVFDKKEVKGAFTLDKAKELISGM, encoded by the coding sequence AGTATTGGGAAGATAAAATTGGACCATACAATCCTTTGGATAATACAGGTATGCAACCATACAAAAACAACATTCCTAAATCAGCTCACGTTTGTATAAAAGTACCAACCGCTGGAGGAAAAACCTTTATTGCTGTCAATGCTTTACATTCAATTTTTTCAGCTTACGACACTAGCAAAACTAAAGCAGTCATTTGGTTAGTGCCTTGGAGTAATTTATTACAACAAACTGTAAATGCGTTATCTAATCCAGAGCATCCATATCGTCAAAAGCTAAATGCACTTTTTAATCACAAAGTCGAGATTTATGAAAAATCAGATTTAGAGCAAGGTTCAAATTTCAATCCAACAATTGTAAAAGAACAATTGAGCATTTTTGTTTTGAGTTTTGCGAGTTTAAGAGCAAAAAACAAAGAAGACAGAAAAGTATATCAAGAAAACGGACAATTAGCATCATTTGTACCTCAATATGCAAATAGAAAACACCTTTTGGAAGGTGTTGACGACACAGCTTTAATCAATGTAATTAGAAGTTTACATCCTGTTTTGGTAGTTGATGAAAGCCACAACGCAGAAAGTGATTTGAGTGTAGATATGTTAAAAAATTTGAATCCATCTTTTATTTTAGATTTAACAGCAACACCAAAAGACAATAGCAACATTGTAAGTCTTGTTCCAGCAATAGAATTAAAAAAGGAACATATGGTTAAACTTCCTGTTATTGTTTACAATAATCATGATAAAACAGAAGTCATAAACAATGCTTTGCATTTACAACGGAAACTGGAAATTCTTGCAAAGAAAGAAGAAGCTGATGGTGGAAAATATATTAGACCAATTGTTCTGTTTCAAGCTCAACCAAAAACTAAAGATGACAACACAACTTTTGAAAAATTAAAAGAACAATTATTAGGATTAGGTATTCCAGAAAATCAAATCAAAATAAAAACTGCTAACATTGACGAGCTTAAAGGAATTCCAGATTTACAGAGTAAAGAATGTGAAGTTAGATATATAATTACGATCAACGCTTTAAAAGAAGGTTGGGATTGTCCTTTTGCATACATTTTAGCTTCCTTGGCTGACAAATCAAGTGCAGTAGATGTTGAACAAATTTTGGGTAGAGTTTTACGTCAACCTTATGTTCAAAAACACAAAGCATTTCAATTAAACCTTTCTTACGTTTTAACTGCTTCTGCAAAATTCAACGAAACTTTACAAAGCATTGTTGAAGGTTTAAAAGCATCTGGTTTTAGTGGTAATGAACACAGAGTTGCAGATAAAATGACCGAAGAGGAAAAAGAAGAACAAGTTGTAAATCCTGTTGAATCTTTCCTATTTCCAGAACAGCATGTAGAAGAAAAAGAAGAAACGATTGACAAAGGAAGAATTTCTTTTGACCTAAATGCCAGTGAGGAAGAAATAAAAAACAATCCTTTCAATCAAGAAATTGAATCAATTTCTAAAGAAGAAAATGATGAATTAGAACAACAAATTAGGGAACAGGAAAAACAACCTGTTGACGAAAATATTTTTCGAGAAATGGGAGATAAAGTAAAACGCTATCGAGTAAAAGAAGCGAACAAAAAATTTATTGAACAGATAAATTTTCCTCAATTCTTTTTAAAAGTTACAGCAAGTGACATTTTTGGCACAGATGAAGAATTACTAAACAGAGAATCGTTATTAAAAGATTTTAAACTTTCTGATGAAGATATTAAAATCGACTTTGACCAAATTTCATCTGATTTATACAAAGTAGATTTAACAGAAACTGTCAAAGGCAATTATACACCAGATTGGGTGAAGATTGAGGAAAGTCAAATAAAAGACCCAATTGCAGAATATATTTTGGCAAAACCAAAAGATGCTCAAATAAGTGATATTACGCATCAAATAATGCAAATTATTGGGAATATGTACCCAATTCCAGACCAAGAAATAAAAGTATATGTTGGAAGAATCCTAAAAGGAATGAACGCAGAACAAATGCGTGATATTTTGGTTAGAAAATGGAGTTATACAGACAAAATTAAAGCTAAAATCAGACAACTTGCTGACAGTTATGCAGAAACTCGATTTATGGATTTAATTAAATCGAAACGCATAACAGCTAAAGAAAACTGGAAATTAGGAAAGGAAATAGTTCCTGGAAAAGTTGGTTCTTCAATCGGAAACTCATTGTATGAAAAAGAAGGAACAATGAACAACTTTGAGGAGAAAGTTATAATGGAAATAGGAACTTCTTCAAACATTGTGTTTTGGCATAGAAATTTAGAAAGAGGAAAAGGATTTTACATCAACGGATTTAAAGCCAATCATTATCCTGACTTTATTTTGAGGACTAAATCTGGAAAAACAATTTTAATAGAAACGAAAGGAGACCATTTGGATGGTTCTGACAGCGAAGGAAAGTGCAGACTTGGAAACGAATGGGAAAAACAATCTGGACACGACTTTTCTTATTTTATGGTTTTTGACAAGAAAGAAGTTAAAGGAGCATTTACGTTGGACAAAGCAAAGGAATTGATTAGTGGAATGTAA